A stretch of Imperialibacter roseus DNA encodes these proteins:
- a CDS encoding vanadium-dependent haloperoxidase, producing MLKRFLLGTCSLVIIGLTLDGCNSSKGEYKEVLKDPQLYHASVKKLTDIIVHDIFSPPVASRIYVYPNIAAYEVLVNQYPDYQSLAGQLNGLGEAPKPDPAKEMDLHLASIHAFLTVGKALIFSEEKMDVFRNKLYNKIQETDIPSDVFDNSIEYGETMAKHIMDWVALDNYKQSRSFPKYTVMDNPDYWKPTPPDYMEGIEPHWMKIRTLALDSCNQFVPKPPTPYDMAKNSQFYKELMEVYETGVNLSEEQTEIAKFWDCNPYVSHHKGHAMFATKKITPGGHWVGITAIATKQANSNFMQTSEAYTMVTIGLFDGFIACWDEKWRSILIRPETVINQFVDEDWVPLLQTPPFPEYTSGHSVISNAAASVLTKLYGEKFSYHDTTEMEYGLQPRNFDSFFAASEEAAISRLYGGIHYMPAITEGITQGRQVGSWVLDNVKTRKGSLSEAKKED from the coding sequence ATGTTAAAACGTTTTTTACTAGGAACATGCAGTTTGGTCATTATTGGTTTAACCCTAGATGGCTGCAATTCATCAAAAGGTGAATACAAGGAGGTGCTGAAAGACCCCCAACTTTACCATGCGTCTGTAAAAAAACTTACAGACATTATCGTTCATGATATTTTTTCGCCGCCCGTCGCCAGCCGTATTTATGTATACCCCAACATTGCGGCCTACGAGGTGCTTGTCAACCAATACCCTGACTATCAGTCGCTGGCTGGCCAACTAAACGGCCTGGGCGAAGCTCCGAAGCCAGACCCTGCCAAAGAAATGGATCTGCACCTGGCTTCAATACATGCTTTTCTTACCGTTGGCAAAGCGCTGATATTCTCTGAGGAGAAAATGGACGTTTTCAGAAACAAGCTTTATAACAAAATACAGGAGACAGATATTCCCTCAGATGTTTTTGACAACTCTATTGAGTATGGTGAAACAATGGCCAAGCATATCATGGATTGGGTGGCGCTGGACAACTACAAGCAGTCCAGATCCTTTCCTAAATACACTGTGATGGACAACCCAGACTACTGGAAGCCGACACCCCCTGACTACATGGAAGGCATTGAACCACACTGGATGAAAATCAGAACTCTTGCCCTCGACTCATGTAATCAATTTGTACCGAAACCACCTACTCCTTACGACATGGCAAAAAACAGCCAGTTTTACAAGGAGCTGATGGAGGTATACGAAACGGGCGTTAACCTAAGCGAAGAGCAAACGGAAATTGCCAAGTTCTGGGACTGCAACCCCTATGTATCGCACCACAAAGGCCACGCAATGTTTGCCACCAAGAAGATAACGCCAGGCGGACACTGGGTGGGGATTACCGCCATTGCCACCAAGCAAGCCAACTCCAACTTCATGCAAACCAGTGAGGCATATACCATGGTGACCATCGGCCTCTTCGACGGGTTCATTGCCTGCTGGGATGAAAAGTGGCGCAGCATACTGATCAGGCCCGAGACTGTTATTAATCAATTTGTGGATGAAGATTGGGTACCCCTGTTGCAAACTCCTCCCTTCCCGGAATACACCAGCGGACACAGCGTTATTTCCAACGCAGCTGCCTCCGTGCTGACCAAGCTGTATGGCGAAAAATTCAGCTATCACGACACCACTGAGATGGAATATGGCCTGCAGCCCAGAAATTTCGACTCGTTCTTTGCTGCCAGTGAAGAAGCCGCTATAAGCCGCCTCTACGGAGGCATTCACTACATGCCAGCTATCACTGAGGGCATTACCCAGGGCAGGCAAGTGGGTAGTTGGGTGCTCGACAACGTGAAGACCAGAAAAGGCTCGTTATCGGAGGCTAAAAAGGAAGATTAG
- a CDS encoding sodium:solute symporter family transporter, protein MSNIDLIVLLSTLAFIVGYGTLKYKSHSNIDGYLLGDKSFKWGTIGLSVMATQASAITFISTPGQAYESGMGFVQNYFGLPLALIIVSAVFIPIYYKLKVFTAYEFLEKRFDLKTRLLGAFLFLLQRGLAAGITIYAPAIIISTVLHWDLSYTIMLVGGLVVIYTVSGGSKAVSITQKQQMAVIMIGMFVAFGILIYLITEHISFKEALSVAGNLGKLEVVNFSTDGSVRYTFWNGLFAGLLLQMSYFGTDQSQVSRYLSGKNIAESRMGLMFNAILKIPMQFFILFVGVMVFVFYQYNLPPVHFKVSNVEMIEGSAKADEYLALEARHREIFDEKKEALASLQAARMAGDENQIEESESLVRQYQAETEATRQEVKDLLTSVDESTETKDSDYIFLSFILEYLPVGVIGLLLAVIFSAAMSSTASELNALASTTTVDFYMRLVKKDGAEKHFVHASKFFTAFWGLVAIGFALFANLVENLIEAVNILGSIFYGSILGIFLVAFFIKVIKGPAVFWAAVISQLVVIVLFKTTDIAYLWYNVIGCFGVIALAFVINLVINKD, encoded by the coding sequence ATGAGCAACATTGACCTGATTGTATTATTAAGTACCCTTGCGTTCATTGTAGGGTACGGCACGCTGAAATATAAGAGCCACTCCAATATTGACGGCTATTTACTGGGAGACAAAAGTTTTAAATGGGGAACCATAGGGCTTTCCGTGATGGCCACGCAAGCCTCAGCCATCACTTTTATTTCGACGCCAGGCCAGGCCTACGAAAGCGGTATGGGTTTCGTGCAAAACTACTTTGGATTGCCCCTTGCCCTGATTATCGTTTCTGCAGTTTTCATCCCGATCTACTATAAGCTGAAGGTATTCACTGCTTATGAATTTTTAGAAAAGAGGTTTGATCTTAAAACGAGACTCCTGGGTGCCTTCCTTTTTCTACTGCAGCGAGGCCTGGCGGCCGGTATTACCATCTATGCGCCAGCTATTATCATCTCCACGGTGCTCCACTGGGATCTTTCCTACACAATTATGCTGGTTGGAGGACTCGTGGTTATTTACACTGTGAGTGGGGGAAGCAAAGCAGTTAGCATCACGCAAAAACAACAAATGGCGGTAATAATGATTGGTATGTTTGTCGCCTTTGGTATTTTGATTTACCTCATTACTGAGCATATCAGCTTCAAAGAAGCCCTGAGCGTGGCTGGCAACCTGGGTAAGCTGGAGGTAGTGAATTTTTCAACTGATGGCAGTGTGCGTTATACATTTTGGAACGGCTTGTTTGCTGGGTTGCTTTTGCAGATGTCATATTTTGGTACTGACCAGTCGCAGGTGTCACGCTATCTTTCAGGCAAAAACATTGCGGAAAGCCGGATGGGCTTGATGTTCAATGCCATTTTGAAAATACCCATGCAGTTCTTTATCCTGTTTGTGGGGGTAATGGTGTTTGTTTTTTACCAGTACAATCTGCCTCCCGTTCATTTCAAGGTGTCGAATGTTGAGATGATTGAGGGATCTGCTAAAGCTGACGAATATCTGGCTCTGGAGGCAAGGCACCGGGAGATTTTTGATGAGAAAAAGGAAGCACTTGCCAGTCTTCAGGCTGCTCGCATGGCAGGAGATGAAAATCAGATCGAAGAAAGCGAGTCTTTAGTACGCCAGTATCAGGCGGAGACCGAGGCTACACGACAGGAGGTAAAGGATTTGCTGACGTCTGTAGACGAGTCAACAGAGACCAAAGATTCGGACTATATCTTCCTGTCGTTTATTCTTGAATACCTGCCAGTGGGGGTTATTGGGCTGTTGCTCGCTGTCATATTTTCTGCGGCCATGTCGTCGACGGCTTCGGAACTGAATGCCCTTGCTTCGACCACCACCGTCGATTTCTATATGCGGCTGGTGAAAAAAGACGGGGCTGAAAAACACTTTGTCCATGCGTCGAAGTTCTTCACCGCCTTCTGGGGACTTGTAGCCATTGGATTTGCCCTTTTCGCCAATCTGGTGGAGAACCTTATAGAAGCCGTGAACATCCTGGGTTCCATATTTTATGGCAGCATTCTAGGCATATTCCTGGTCGCCTTTTTTATCAAGGTTATTAAAGGCCCAGCAGTCTTTTGGGCAGCCGTCATTTCTCAGCTTGTCGTTATAGTGCTCTTCAAAACTACCGACATCGCTTATTTATGGTACAATGTCATTGGCTGCTTCGGCGTTATCGCTCTCGCTTTTGTTATCAACCTTGTTATCAACAAAGACTGA